The DNA region ACACGACAAGTCAATATGGAATTATTTTGAGAACCGATTTTGTAAATACAACCACATTGACCCTTGCAAGAAGTAATGTAGCTGATTGTTATAGTAATATCTTAGCTGATTTGGATTATGCTATAGCATATCTTCCAGAAAATAACACCTCTAAAATATATGCAAATAGAGCTGCAGCAAAATTGTTGAAAGCTCGAGTTTTGATCAATAGAGGTTACCCACAAGATTTAGAAAATGTAGTAACTATAACAAATGATATTATCGCAAATGAACCTTTTACGATAGCCTCTAGTTCAAAGGACATATTTCAAAGTAATGGTTTGGCAAACAATGAAGTCTTACTAGGTGTGCAACCATTACCAAATCAAAATTGGAAGTTTTATAGATTGCAATATCAAGGAACTTATTCTGCAAATTATAAGGATACTATTTTATATGCTGATGATCCCCGAAATACATGGTATTATAAAAATGATCAAGGAGGTACAAATATGGGAAGTTCTCTTGATTCAATTTTAGAATTAAGCAAATATTATAGTGGAAACGTTGTAAATCCTGTAATTACAACGTTGTGCGAGTACAGCTACGCATTTAGATTGTCTGAGGCATATTTATATAATGCAGAAGCTTTGGCTAGCTTAAATCGCGATTTGACAACTGCAAAAGCAAATCTGAAAATAGTGCTAAAATCTGTAGGGTTTACCAATTTTGATAGTATTGATGCAATACAAGATGCCGACGATTTGCATTTCGAAATTATTAAAGAAGAGGTTAAAAATTTTCTTTTGGAAAATGGAACGGACTGGTATGCCTTACGTAGACTTCCTCTCACAGAAATTGCAAAAATACAACCATTACTAACATCAAAAGATCGTTTCATCCTACCAATTCCTTATGCAGAAATTACAGCAAACAATAAAATAGTTCAAAATCCAAATTATTAATCAATATCTTATCAATGAAAAAAAAATTTTTAGTTGGCTTGGCATTGCTCACTACCCTACATATATATGCACAAAAGCAACAGCAATATATTATTAATGGGAATGTGAAAGATGCTTCCAAAGTTTATTTATCCTTAAATGCGAATGGATATATGCCTACTGATAGTGTTGTAGTTCATAATGGGCATTTTTCATTTAAAGGAAGTTTAAGTTCTACTAGACAAGCGAGTCTGAAAATTGTACGTCCTAAAGGAAATGATTATTTTGACTTTTTTATAGAACCTGGCACTATTAATATTAATAGTGATGAGCAAAGTAATATATATGCAGATGGAACACCATCAAACGATTTGGCTTATAATTTTGAAAAAAAGCCAGAAGCTAGAGATTTGATTAATACAATGGCTCCTATGGTGGATTCTTTAAATAATCTATCCATGAAGTTGTCTTATATATTTGAGTCAAAAGGGGATTCTTCTCTAGAGGCTAACCAATTAAAAGATGAAATACATAAAGTTCAGAAATTACTAGGGCCATATTCAGATAAATATATAAAACTAAAGATTAAATATATTGCTGATCATCCGCAGTCTTACTATACAGCGGTCAATATTGTGAACCTATTAGAAGGACAAAGTATTTCGCGCGATAGTGCAGAAGCATTTTATAGTCATCTTGGAAAAAACATCCAAAATTCTTTTATAGGTAGACAGACATATCAATTACTTTTTAATCAAAAAACGGGAGTAGTCGGCACGGCTGGCGCCTTGTTTTCGGAAACAGGAATAGATGGCAAGACGGTTTCTTTAAAAGATTATCGTGGTAAATATGTATTACTAGATTTCTGGGCAAGTTGGTGCGGTCCATGTAGAGCTGGTAATCCAGAAATGATAAAACAATACAATCAGTATAAGTCCAAGAATTTTGAAATCATCGGCATTGCGGCAGATGACAATGAAGTGAGTAAATGGAAGGACGCTGTCAAAAAGGATAATATTGGTATTTGGAAAAATATTTTGGAAGGACGCGATAAGGCAGATCAATATGGTAACTCTAAAGATCTATGTATACTATACAATATACATTCTTTTCCTACTAAAATATTGATTGATCCTAAAGGAATGATTATTGGTCGTTATTCTGATGACACACCTCTTTATAGTCAACTCGCAGAAATATTTAAATAAAATTTTTCTTATAACTCAAACATGTTTAAAATGAACAATCGTTTTTCTTGTAAATATTTGAATGTCATATTTACTAGTATTTTTATTTCAGTAATTTTTACACAGGTAGATGCACAAAAAGCGTTTACATACCATTTATCGGGAACATTTCCTGACATAAAAAAAGCTTATATTGATCACACTGGACCACAAGGATGGAAAACCGATAGTGTTTTCTTAAAGGATGGAAAATTCGAATTTACGGATACGGCAAGGGAGGTAAGTGTTGCCTCAGTCGAATTGTTAAGAAGGGATGATGGACGAATTTTCAATGGTGGATCTATCCAGTTTAATGTTTTTCAAGAGCCAGGAAATATTTCATTAAGTTATTATGATCATAACAAAGAGGTAAGCGTAACGGGCACACCTAATAATGATATTAGTACAAAATTTAATAAAGGAAATGAGGACTATGAAAATGCAATCCGACCTATTTATGATTCCTTAAATACATATCATTATAAAGCGTTTCTGTTGAGAAAAGATACTATAAATAACAATGCAGATTCTATTGCTTATTTCGAAAAAGAAGCGAGACATTATGATAGTTTGGCTCATCCATGGACATTGAAATTTTATCATAGTTTGATGAATGCCATTTATGCGAATCCTAAAAGCTATTTCACAGCTCATTATACAAAGGGATGGATAGATGAAATTTCGCAAGATTCAGTGAAAGAAATATATAACAATTTAGGACCAGAAATACAGAATAGTACAATGGGTAAAGACATATTAAATTCACTAAATAGTTCTAATGTTGCTACAACGGGAACAAAAGCACCCTTGTTTGAAGATGACGCAGATATAAATGGGAAAAAACTTGCTTTAGCTGACTATAAAGGCAAATATGTATTATTAGATTTTTGGGCAAGTTGGTGTAGTCCTTGTCGAGAAGGGAATCCTCATATGATAGAACAATATAATAAATACCATTCTAAAGGTCTAGAAATTATAGGTATATCCGATGATGATAATAATATTGGTGCTTGGAAAAATGCCGTAAAAAAAGACAATATAGGCATTTGGAAACATATCCTAAGAAGAGCTGGCAAAATGGATGCAAAGGGCAATGACAAAGACGTATCAAAATTATATAATGTAAGTGCTTACCCAACAAAAATTCTCATTGATCCCAATGGAATAATCGTTGATAGGTTTATGGATGATAAAAAATTAGATAATCAACTAGAAAGTATATTTTCAAAATAAATTTGATTTTTCTTAAAAACAAAAGGCACTGAAAGAATTTCAGTGCCTTTTGTTTTAGGATTATAATAACAATTCCAACTATGGAAAATAAGCAGTATATACATCCCATTCAGTAAAAAAATTTACGATTATGCATATTCTGCTGCTTACACCATTGATTTTTACAAATTTTTTAGGATGCTACAATAGCAAAGAATCAACATCATTAAAAGATAAATTTTATTATGAAGCACCAAAAAATTCCAGTCAAATAAATGATGAATTAGATTCCTCCGATTTCTATTATCGGTTAAGTGCCTCCGCTGTCAAATTAACGTTTCATCATGTATCCTATGATGCTAATTATTTCTCTATTTCTTATCCCAATGGAGATATACCAAAAGATAAAGGCGTATGTTGTGATGTAATCATCAGAGCATATCGAGCCGTTGGGATTGATTTACAAAAGTTAGTGCATGAAGATATGAAAAAACATTTTTCGGAATATCCGCGACTATGGGGTCTAAAACATACCGATACGAATATTGACCATAGAAGAGTGCCTAACCTAATGTGTTATTTTAATAGAAAAAATGCATCAGTAAGCATTTCTAATAAAGCGAACGACTACCATTATGGAGATATAGTTACATGGGATCTTGGTAATGGACAGACACATATTGGTATAGTCTCACATTTGAAAAATGCGGAAAAAAGTCGTCCATTAATAGTTCATAATATTGGTAGTGGTCAGATCTTATCTGATTGTTTATTTCAGTTTAAAATTATTGGGCATTATAGGTATAAAATTAGTGTTTAGTGTGCTATAAGAAAATACATTAATGCGAAACCGCTTTTAATCCTATAATAGAACCAATCAAAGTCATGATAAAAAACATTCTCCAAAATGTTGTGGGTTCCTTAAATACAAAAATTCCAATAACCACAGTACCGACAGCTCCAATTCCAGTCCATACAGCATAGGCAGTTCCGATCGGTAATGTCTCAATTGCCTTCATCATCAATAACATACTGGAGATTAATGACACCAAAAATCCTATATACCACAAATACATTTCTGTTCCTATGGTAGATTTCGCCTTACCTAAACATGTGGCAAATGCAACCTCAAATAACCCTGCAATAATTAATAATATCCAATTCATAGTTTCGCATTTAAATTGGGAAAGATACTACAACTAAATTTTTTTTATTATCCATTGTATGAGTTTCTTATTTTCTACAATACTCCATGAGTGTGGGTGACGTAAATGATTGGGATTTCTAAAACCTTTTTCTGTAGTCAAAATTAATCGCGCATCTTTATTTCCTAGTAATTGTAATTCATTGATACATGCCGAACCGTCAATAATATTCAACGATGCAACATCCATATTTCTATTTTTCATCCACCAATAGATATCAGGTTCAGAATATATTCTTATAGGAATTTTAGTCAATGGTTTAATAGCTTTTTGAGTTGTATCGCTCATCGAATAAGGAGATAAATCTTGATAACTTATTCGTTTGGATGTAGGTGTTCCGCCTGTCAATTTTTCTAACTTTTTTATCATGTAATGATTTTCTGTATTTGCAATTTTGTTTGTGGAGATTCGAGTAGATCGTTTGGCGGCATTGTAAAATCTTTCAAAATCTAGTGGAGGATCAATTGCAAAAACAGCACGCGGTTTTATCGTTGCAGTTTCCGCATATTTGATTGCGGTACTACCTCCAATTGAAAAGCCTCCAATAATTAATTTTAATGGTGAGATATGATATTTTACTAAAACGGAATCAATTATATTGTTCAAATAGTTTTGACTTATGCGATCCACACCAAATGAATACACGCCATCTTGCAAGATGGGAATGATCGTTAATAGCTGATTTTGAGCAGCAAGTTTGGGTAAATTTGTTTGCAATAAAACATACTCAGGAGTCTCTCCAAATTCTGGCATTAAAATTAAGATGCCATTAAATTTCTTTTCACTTGGTACGATTGCACAATAATATAGCGTCGAACTATCCTTAGGTCTTAAATATACCTTTTCAATCTTTTGACTTTTCACTGGTTTAGTAAAAAATGTAAGAAAACAGGTAAATATTGCGCTAATCAATTTCATAGATGAATGTAGAATAAAATTTAACAAAATTATCCTGTGAGCATTTATTAACTTTAAGGTAAAATTATATGCTATGAAATTTACATTTACTTTAATGGCAATTTTCTTCTTTCACTTCGCTCATTCACAAGCGAATCCAACAATTAAAATAACCGTGGATAGTTTGAATCAAAGGGTCAAAGAATTAAAATGTAATGCTGGTGTGATTGACCAAGATCAATCTGCAATTATAGCTATTTTGGAAAATATTAAAAAGGAAAATTTGCAAGGTTATGAAACGTATTGGATAAATACAAATACTAAAGAAGTATATAAAAATCCCAACATAAATATACTCTCGAGTCCAAATGCGATAAAATTCATCAATAAAATGTATCCCTCTGATTCAAATACAGACTCTTCCAAACAAAAAGGCATCCTCATTTTATTCGCCAAAAATTAGAAACAAAAACGCAACTCAAATGAGTTGCGTCCATTAAAATTACTATAAACTATAAAAACTAATCCTCTTCAATTGCGCCGATAGATTCATCCGCAGGTAAAACAGTGCCATTTAATTTTACTCGGATTTTACCTTCGATTTCTGTAGCTAATTCAGGATTGTCCATGATAAGCTGTTTTACCGCTTCACGTCCCTGTCCTAATTTGTTTGTGTCGTAACTAAACCAACTACCGCTTTTTTGAACAATTCCTAATTCAACACCCATATCAATAATTTCACCGACTTTGCTGATCCCTTGTCCATAGACGATATCAAATTCAGAACTTCTAAATGGAGGTGCAACTTTATTTTTTACAACTTTTACTTTTACACGGTTACCGACAACGGTATCACCATCTTTAATCTGTGCAGCACGACGTATATCCAAACGAACAGAGGCATAGAATTTCAATGCGTTACCACCCGTTGTAGTTTCTGGATTACCAAACATAACACCAATTTTCTCTCTCAATTGATTGATGAAAATACAGATGGTATTTGTTTTACTAATTGTAGCTGTCAATTTACGCAAAGCTTGGCTCATCAATCTTGCTTGCAAGCCCATTTTGCTATCACCCATTTCACCTTCCAATTCCCCTTTAGGAACCAAAGCCGCCACAGAGTCAATTACCACAACATCCAAAGCTCCAGAAAGAATCAAACGGTCGGCAATTTCCAATGCTTGCTCACCATAATCTGGTTGAGAAATCAACAAATTATCGACATCAACACCTAATTTTTTTGCATAGATACTATCAAATGCATGCTCAGCATCGACGATCGCACACATGCCACCTTTCTTTTGCGCCTCTGCAATCACGTGCGTAGCCAAAGTCGTTTTACCAGAAGATTCTGGTCCATATATTTCAATAATTCTTCCTTTAGGTAAACCACCTACACCGAGAGCAGTATCCAAACCAATAGAGCCAGTAGAGATTACTTCAATTTCAGTATGTGCTTTTTCATTCATCATCATCACACTTCCTTTACCAAAATCTTTATCTATTTTATCCATTGTCAGCTTGAGGGCTTTCAATTTATCTGCATTGCTCATTTTTATATCTATTTATTCTTTCTAAAATGTAAAAGTAATATATTCTATTCAAAAAACTAATATTATTAGTATTTTGCTAAATTATTTTACTGTCTGATGAATCGCATCATATTTACGGATCCCATCTTGAACCAAAGGGTATCTTTTTCCAGTTTATAATTACTCACCTTTTCAATAATATTTAAGAAAACCTGTTCGCCTTTACCGCCATCCATACAAGCCATTAGCGTTGTTGCTAATGGTTTAAAATGTAAGCTATCGCCCTTTATTGCATATATACCATTAAATGTATTACATCCCGTATTTCCAGTAACAATAGACTTAGTAGTATCAAAATTAATTGTCGGAATTTTATTGGGATACAGCCCTTCGAAAGTTATTCTTGGACCACTGATATAATTCAATTTCCATGTACTGCCTCCGATCGGTGCAGCAGCTGGCACAACAACAGTTTTTTCTGTGGGTTTAATTACCTTATTGATTTGTGCACAAGAAATTAGCAAAATGGAAGTGCAGATAGTAAATGTGCTATATATTTTTTTCATGTTGATACATTGACTCAATTATCAATGTGTCAAATATAAAGAAAGCGAAGACGAATCTTCGCTTTCATATCTAAATGAATTAATAAAATTTGGGCGTTGGGTTAAGTTTTGTATTATGACGTTGATGCCAATAGGGATAAATTGGCGGACGTTCACTCGCTTTATCTAAACGTTGGATCTGATCAACAGAAAGATTCCAACCCACGGCACCAAGGTTTTGTTTTAATTGTTCTTCATTTCTTGCCCCGATGATAATACTAGATACTGTTGGCCTTTGCAATAACCAATTTAGAGAAACTTGCGCAACTGATTTACCTGTCTCTTCTGCAATTTGATACAATAAATCAATTAGGTCAAAAAATTGATCTTCTGGATATATTGGACCTTCTCCTCCACCTTGAGCAACACGACTGTCTTGGGGTTTTGGGTTTTCACGCGTATATTTTCCTCCTAATCTGCCGGCGGACAAAGGACTCCAAATTACAGAACCTACTTTTTGATCCTCGCCGACAGGCATTAATTCCCATTCTAATTCACGTGAAAGCAAAGAATAATGTACTTGATGCGCTGCGTATTTGGACCAACCATATTTTTCACTGATACCCAATGATTTCATCAAATGCCAACCTGAAAAATTGGAACAACCGATATATCTCACTTTTCCGCTGGTAACAATATCATCCAACGTACGTAATGTCTCTTCTACCCTTGTGGTTCCATCAAATCCATGTAAATAATACACATCCACATAATCTGTTCCTAATCTTTTCAAACTATTATCGATAGATTTAAGTAAATGAAGACGTGTAGAACCGTAATCATTTGCTCCATTTCCAAATGGGAACGTCGCTTTTGTTGCTAATAACAATTGATCTCTTTTTCCTACTATTGCTTTACCTAAAATTTCTTCGGATAAACCATCAGAATATACATCTGCAGTAT from Rhizosphaericola mali includes:
- a CDS encoding RagB/SusD family nutrient uptake outer membrane protein codes for the protein MNFYTKNIVYIYLFLAITFVASCNKELNVLPTTSAVDGNVITDSSSAWTVLNGIYYRFANGGVDFNNVPIERWFDVMELIPSELVGTAIYTGSSDGFDTYTFNSTTSSIISIWDYGYNIVNAANGFLKNISGVTSMNTSIKNEMEGEAKFLRAYANTTLLLSFGQYYDTTSQYGIILRTDFVNTTTLTLARSNVADCYSNILADLDYAIAYLPENNTSKIYANRAAAKLLKARVLINRGYPQDLENVVTITNDIIANEPFTIASSSKDIFQSNGLANNEVLLGVQPLPNQNWKFYRLQYQGTYSANYKDTILYADDPRNTWYYKNDQGGTNMGSSLDSILELSKYYSGNVVNPVITTLCEYSYAFRLSEAYLYNAEALASLNRDLTTAKANLKIVLKSVGFTNFDSIDAIQDADDLHFEIIKEEVKNFLLENGTDWYALRRLPLTEIAKIQPLLTSKDRFILPIPYAEITANNKIVQNPNY
- a CDS encoding TlpA disulfide reductase family protein is translated as MKKKFLVGLALLTTLHIYAQKQQQYIINGNVKDASKVYLSLNANGYMPTDSVVVHNGHFSFKGSLSSTRQASLKIVRPKGNDYFDFFIEPGTININSDEQSNIYADGTPSNDLAYNFEKKPEARDLINTMAPMVDSLNNLSMKLSYIFESKGDSSLEANQLKDEIHKVQKLLGPYSDKYIKLKIKYIADHPQSYYTAVNIVNLLEGQSISRDSAEAFYSHLGKNIQNSFIGRQTYQLLFNQKTGVVGTAGALFSETGIDGKTVSLKDYRGKYVLLDFWASWCGPCRAGNPEMIKQYNQYKSKNFEIIGIAADDNEVSKWKDAVKKDNIGIWKNILEGRDKADQYGNSKDLCILYNIHSFPTKILIDPKGMIIGRYSDDTPLYSQLAEIFK
- a CDS encoding TlpA disulfide reductase family protein, with translation MNNRFSCKYLNVIFTSIFISVIFTQVDAQKAFTYHLSGTFPDIKKAYIDHTGPQGWKTDSVFLKDGKFEFTDTAREVSVASVELLRRDDGRIFNGGSIQFNVFQEPGNISLSYYDHNKEVSVTGTPNNDISTKFNKGNEDYENAIRPIYDSLNTYHYKAFLLRKDTINNNADSIAYFEKEARHYDSLAHPWTLKFYHSLMNAIYANPKSYFTAHYTKGWIDEISQDSVKEIYNNLGPEIQNSTMGKDILNSLNSSNVATTGTKAPLFEDDADINGKKLALADYKGKYVLLDFWASWCSPCREGNPHMIEQYNKYHSKGLEIIGISDDDNNIGAWKNAVKKDNIGIWKHILRRAGKMDAKGNDKDVSKLYNVSAYPTKILIDPNGIIVDRFMDDKKLDNQLESIFSK
- a CDS encoding DUF1287 domain-containing protein, encoding MHILLLTPLIFTNFLGCYNSKESTSLKDKFYYEAPKNSSQINDELDSSDFYYRLSASAVKLTFHHVSYDANYFSISYPNGDIPKDKGVCCDVIIRAYRAVGIDLQKLVHEDMKKHFSEYPRLWGLKHTDTNIDHRRVPNLMCYFNRKNASVSISNKANDYHYGDIVTWDLGNGQTHIGIVSHLKNAEKSRPLIVHNIGSGQILSDCLFQFKIIGHYRYKISV
- a CDS encoding DMT family transporter, which codes for MNWILLIIAGLFEVAFATCLGKAKSTIGTEMYLWYIGFLVSLISSMLLMMKAIETLPIGTAYAVWTGIGAVGTVVIGIFVFKEPTTFWRMFFIMTLIGSIIGLKAVSH
- a CDS encoding alpha/beta hydrolase; translation: MKLISAIFTCFLTFFTKPVKSQKIEKVYLRPKDSSTLYYCAIVPSEKKFNGILILMPEFGETPEYVLLQTNLPKLAAQNQLLTIIPILQDGVYSFGVDRISQNYLNNIIDSVLVKYHISPLKLIIGGFSIGGSTAIKYAETATIKPRAVFAIDPPLDFERFYNAAKRSTRISTNKIANTENHYMIKKLEKLTGGTPTSKRISYQDLSPYSMSDTTQKAIKPLTKIPIRIYSEPDIYWWMKNRNMDVASLNIIDGSACINELQLLGNKDARLILTTEKGFRNPNHLRHPHSWSIVENKKLIQWIIKKI
- the recA gene encoding recombinase RecA; amino-acid sequence: MSNADKLKALKLTMDKIDKDFGKGSVMMMNEKAHTEIEVISTGSIGLDTALGVGGLPKGRIIEIYGPESSGKTTLATHVIAEAQKKGGMCAIVDAEHAFDSIYAKKLGVDVDNLLISQPDYGEQALEIADRLILSGALDVVVIDSVAALVPKGELEGEMGDSKMGLQARLMSQALRKLTATISKTNTICIFINQLREKIGVMFGNPETTTGGNALKFYASVRLDIRRAAQIKDGDTVVGNRVKVKVVKNKVAPPFRSSEFDIVYGQGISKVGEIIDMGVELGIVQKSGSWFSYDTNKLGQGREAVKQLIMDNPELATEIEGKIRVKLNGTVLPADESIGAIEED
- a CDS encoding META domain-containing protein, with the translated sequence MKKIYSTFTICTSILLISCAQINKVIKPTEKTVVVPAAAPIGGSTWKLNYISGPRITFEGLYPNKIPTINFDTTKSIVTGNTGCNTFNGIYAIKGDSLHFKPLATTLMACMDGGKGEQVFLNIIEKVSNYKLEKDTLWFKMGSVNMMRFIRQ
- a CDS encoding aldo/keto reductase, which encodes MEYRQLGDSGLKVPVLSFGTATFGGGNDFFKAWGSTDVAEATKMVDLCLDAGVNFFDTADVYSDGLSEEILGKAIVGKRDQLLLATKATFPFGNGANDYGSTRLHLLKSIDNSLKRLGTDYVDVYYLHGFDGTTRVEETLRTLDDIVTSGKVRYIGCSNFSGWHLMKSLGISEKYGWSKYAAHQVHYSLLSRELEWELMPVGEDQKVGSVIWSPLSAGRLGGKYTRENPKPQDSRVAQGGGEGPIYPEDQFFDLIDLLYQIAEETGKSVAQVSLNWLLQRPTVSSIIIGARNEEQLKQNLGAVGWNLSVDQIQRLDKASERPPIYPYWHQRHNTKLNPTPKFY